TACTTTACATTAACTGAGGATCTGTTTCtttacatttgaaatgtttaTAATTACTATAATCAAAGTAGTAACACACAACAAGAGACCAAGAAGCAAAGTCCTTACATAAACCATTGCTAAGTAAACCACAGACTAAGACTTACTATTTATTCAATATACAGTACAGTGGACAGGTTCAGGACTGATCTGACAATGATATTCCACCAGTGGGGCTGAAGCTTAGTTACTGTACGATATAAAGCCCCTCAGTAATAGCTGAATAATTAGTGCTGCTTTACTCTGGCTCAAACAGATTTTAACCAAATAGGAATAAAACCTGGTACTCTAAATAATGTTGAAGTTGTGAACAATTCAATAATTAAGTACCAGAACATAAGGAATTTTATACCTgacatttaaagggccagattttcaaaagtattcagcTTCTATTTAAACTAAATACAAATTATACTGTAATGCTTCTTTAGTAATAACTGAAACTAGTCCCATTACTATAAGAATAAGGTGTTTGGTAGTGTTACTCCTCCTTTACATTAGTGGAATTCCTTTTGGTTATATCAGCATGGAAGTGATATAATGCACTAAAGAATAAGGCCCAACTTGTACTCTCTGAGAACAACCATCTTTCAGAGCTTCATACCCCAAAAATAATTCAACCACCGTAAAACCCCTTCTGCTTTATTTATGTAGATAACCATATAACCTTCATCTGTTAAGATGATAATGTGATCTCTGACTTTCAACTGAGTATTGCTTTTAGATGCATTTCATAATCACAATAATTGTCCAGCAACGTTTCACAGACTCCTTTAGACAGTCTAGCCTCATATAATTTCTGACAAGTTGCTTATTTGTTTGTCTAGATCTGTAGATTAGTTCGTCTTTCtggactgtaagctccttgggacagaaGCTGTCCTCTATTTTTTCACAATGCCTATTTTGATTGAGTCCTGATTGGGGTTTCTGGATTATAcccaaaaacaaataaatgaatataataccacaggagctggggctttaagaaaaaaatgaatattgtGAAACTCATGAAAAAAATCATCAGGGTTGGCAACTTGTATCCTCTCctgagattttttaaattaaattactatTTCTTGCAGTTGGAAAGTAAATCACTTgctttttcagaaatatttccatGAGCCCCATGACTGTAATCTCTGGCAGGGATCTTTTAGAATTACCCAGAGAAGGAGTGGTccctttgccctggtctacactaggactttaggtcaaatttagcagcgttaaatcgatgtaaacctgcacccgtccacacaatgaagcccttcatttcgacttaaagggctcttaaaatcgatttccttactccacccctgacaagtgaattagcgcttaaatcaacgttgctggctcgaatttggggtactgtggacacaattcgatggtattggcctccggcagctatcccagagtgctccattatgaccgctctggacagcactctcaactcagatgcactggccaggtagacaggaaaagaaccgcgaacttttgaatctcatttcctgtttggccagcgtggcaagctgcaggtgaccatgcagagctcatcagcacaggtgaccatgatggagtcccagaatcgcaaaagagctccagcatggaccgaacgggaggtacgggatctgatcgctgtttggggagaggaatccgtgctatcagaactccgttccagttttcgaaatgccaaaacctttgtgaaaatctcccagggcatgaaggacagaggccataacagggacccgaagcagtgccgcgtgaaactgaaggagctgaggcaagcctaccagaaaaccagagaggcgaacagccgctctgggtcagagccccaaacatgctgcttctatgatgagctgcatgccatttcagggggttcagccaccactaccccagccgtgttgtttgactccttcaatggagatggaggcaatacggaagcagttTTTCGGGACGAagtagatgatgatgatgaggaggttgtagatagctcacagcaagcaagcggagaaaccggttttcccgacagccaggaactgtttctcaccctagacctggagccagtaccccccgaacccacccaaggctgcctcctggacccagcaggcggagaagggacctctggtgagtgtaccttttaaaatactatacatggtttaaaagcaagcatgtgaaaggattactttgccctggcatttgcggttctcctagatgtagtcctaaagcctttgcaaaaggtttctggggagggcagccttattgtgtccttcatggtaggacactttaccactccaggccagtaacacgtactcgggaaacattgttGAACACAgcactgcagtgtatgtttgctggcattcaaacaacatccgttctttatctctctgtgttatcctcaggagagtgagatataattcatggtcacctggttgaaatagagtgcttttcttcaggggacactcagaggagcccattcctgctgggctgtttgcctgtggctaaacagaaatgttccccgctgttagccatagggaggggggaaggttgagggggtagtcacgcggtgggaggaggcaaaatgcgaccttgtaacgaaagcacatgtgctatgtatgtaatgttaacagcaaggtttaccctgaaagggtgtagccactgttttataaaatgtgtctttttaaataccgctgtcccttttttttcctccaccagctgcatgtgtttcaatgatcacaggatcttctccttcccagaggctagtgaagcttagaaagaaaaaaaaacgcactcgcgatgaaatgttctccgagctcatgctgtcctcccacactaacagagcacagacgaatgcgtggaggcaaataatgtcagagtgcaggaaagcacaaaatgaccgggaggagaggtggcgggctgaagagagtaagtggcgggctgaagacagggctgaagctcaaatgtggtggcagcgtgatgagaggaggcaggattcaatgctgaggctgctgcaggaccaaaccagtatgctccagtgtatggttgagctgcagcaaaggcagctggagcacagactgccactgctgcccctctgtaaccaaccgccttcctccccaagttccatagcctccacacccagacgcccaagaacgcggtgtgggggcctccggccaaccagccactccaccacagaggattgcccaaaaaaaagaaggctgtcattcaataaattttaaagttgtaaacttttaaagtgctgtgcttaaagtgctgtgtggcattttccttccctcctccaccacccctcttgggctaccttggtagtcatccccctatttgtgtgatgaatgaataaagaatgcatgaatgtgaagcaacaatgactttattgcttctgcaagcggtgattgaagggaggaggggcgggtgattagcttacagggaagtagagtgaaccaaggggcggagggtttcatcaaggagaaacaaacagaactttcacaccgtagcctggccagtcatgaaactggttttcaaagcttctctgatgcgtaccgcgccctcctgtgctcttctaaccgccctggtgtctggctgcgcgtaaccagcagccaggcgatttgcctcaacctcccaccccaccataaacatctcccccttactctcacagatattgtggagcacacagcaagcagtaataacagtgggaatattggtttcgctgaggtctaagcgagtcagtaaactgcaccagcgcgcctttaaacgtccaaatgcacattctaccaccattctgcacttgctcagcctgtagttgaacagctcctgactactgtccaggctgcctgtgtacggcttcatgagccatggcattaaggggtaggctgggtccccaaggatacatataggtatttcaacatccccaacagttattttctggtctgggaataaagtcccttcctgcagcttttgaaacagaccagagttcctgaagatgcgagcatcatgcacctttcccggccatcccacgttgatgttggtgaaacgtcccttgtgatccaccagagcttgcagcactatcgaaaagtaccccttgcggtttatgtactcggcggcttggtgctccggtgccaggatagggatatgggttccgtctatagccccaccacagttagggaatcccattgcagcaaagccatccactatgacctgcacatttcccagggtcactacccttgatatcagcagatctttgattgcgtggactacttgcatcacagcagcccccacagtagatttgcccactccaaattgattcccaactgaccggtagctgtctggcgttgcaagcttccacagggctatcgccactcacttctcaactgtgagggctgctctcatcttggtattcatgcgcctcagggcaggggaaagcaagtcacaaagttccatgaaagtgcccttacgcatgcgaaagtttcgcagccactgggaatcgtcccagacctgcaacactatgcggtcccaccagtctgtgcttgtttcccgagcccagaatcggcgttccacagcatgaacctgccccattagcaccatgatgcatgcattggcagggcccatgctttcagagaaatctgtgtccatgtcctgatcactcacgtgaccgcgctgacgtcgcctccttgcccggtatcgctttgccaggttctggtgctgcatatactgctggataatgcgtgtggtgtttaatgtgctcctaattgccaaagtgagctgagcggcctccatgcttgccttggtatggcgtccgcacagaaaaaaggcgcggaacgattgtctgccattgctctgacggagggaggggcgactgacgacacggcttacagggttggcttcagggagctaaaatcaacaaagggggtgcctgtacatcaaggagtatttcaggcaggactgcacggagggttccaataagaaatggtgcacctaagttatcgttcttattggaacaaggaggttagcctggcctctgattgatacatggctagatttacctcgctgcaccttctctgtgagtgactgcagtgtgatctagaggaatgagtcccctagacaggggaggaggcaaatgagtacaaaacaaatctggtctatttcttgttctgagccactccatctatcttttacatctttggcttgcagcagacggtgcagaaggactgcatgccatccacatctcatggctgctcggcagaagatggtacagtacgactgctagccatcttcatctcttgcctgcctggcagaagacggtacagtacgactgctagcagtccgtatcgcctgcccgctcaccataagacggttcaataggactgactgcaggactaaagagaatgacctggtcaagtcactccaaatttagtccctgcgcccatgtctgcccaggcgctgccagccgacgtggccaggagcacctcggacacgacgaggacaactaccagtcgtattgcaccgtctgctgccacaaggcaatgggttgctgctactgtgcagcaaagccgtaccgcgtctgccagcacccaggagacatagggtgacggttacctgagcgggctccatgcttgccgtggtatggcgtctgcacaggtaactcaggaaaaaaggtgcgaaatgattgtctgcccttgctttcacggagggagggagggaacgggggcctgatgatatgtacccagaaccacccgcgacaatgttttagccccatcaggcattgggatctcaacccagaattccaatgggcagcagagactgtgggaactgtgggatagctacccacagtgcaacgctccggaagtcgactctagcctcggtactgtggaagcgctccgccgagttaatgcacttaatgcacttagagcattttctgtggggacacacacactcgaatatataaaaccgatttctaaaaaaacgacttctataaatttgaccttattccgtagtgtagacataccctttgaagcAGAGAAATTATTCCTATCCTCCCCACAGTTACcgttaccatatttcaggttccccaAAAGAGAACACTGCCCgggtggggatgggggcggggggaatgtaGGGAATGAGAGAGGGGAAGCTGGAGCAGGGATACAGTTGGGTGTGCTCAAAGTGGGGGTACTCACTGGAAGTGAGAGGCAGTGTCACTCCCTGTCATGGTGGTAGGATGGCTGGCACAGGATGCAGTGACATCCATCAGTCAGCAcctccctgtgggaccccatccCCAGGCTGGAAGCTGTGGCCTAAGTGGGCTGGATCCAGCAACTTTGGCTGCAAGGGAATGGGCCAATCAGTTATagatgcaggggagggaccaaTCTGAAAACAGACCAATTGGAACTCTTTCTGAGCTACAATATATGCTCTACAAAAATCCAGGACATTTCCTGTTAACTGAAAAATTCCCACAGTTGGAGGAAGGATCCTCAAAAAAGAGTCAATGTCCAGTAAAATccagatgtatggtaaccctatttGCAGTGCTATGGTAGATGGTGACAGTCCCCAAAAAGGGACTGTTGGACAGACCATAGCCTTGTTAGATCAATCATGAATTTCCAGATCACCTCAAGGCATCACAAGCAGGCAAAATCAGTAGGAAAGAAATTCAACATCAAGTCTCTTGAAGACATACTGGCTCGGGAGAATCTTCAGCAGTGTCTCCAAGAGAAGTTTGCTACTATGCTACAGctgatgatgataatgaaaatTTCTGGAAGGGATTAAAGACTGCCATTCTCTCAGCATGTGCTGTGTCCATTGGCTATGTCACTCACCATCATCAAGATTGGTTTGATGAGAACAATGCTGAGATTCAGGGCCTGCTTGACCAGAAAAGGAAAGCTCACTGCATGTGGCAAAATGACATATCACACCAGCAGAAGAAAGAGTCAAACAAGCAACTCAAGTCTGAAGCCCAAAGGGAAATCTGTGACATCAAAAATAAGTGGTGGCAAGAAAAGGCTGAGGAGATTGAGCTTTATGCTGATATGCATGACATCAGGAGGGTCTTTTTTCAGGCAATAAGGGACATTTATGGTCCATACTCCCATGGATCCACATAATTCCAAGCCCAAGATGGGTCAACATATTTTAAGGACAGTGAAGCCATCAAAGCCAGATGGAAGGAGCATTTTGAGTTACTCGTGAAACTTGAGACAACTGTTTCTTATCCCACTATTGAATCGATACCTAAACAACCCGAAAGAGTGTCTCTTGCTGACCCCCCAACCCTTGAAAGAGTAACATGAGCCATTATGCAAACTAAGAACAACAAGGCAGCAGGTCTAGATGGCATACCGGCTTAAGTCTACAAGTTTCATGGTGAAGAACTGATAAGGAAGCTCCACAAACTTTTTCTTCATATCTGATATAATGAGAAGATCCCAGAAGACTTGAGAAATGCTAACATTGTTACAATCTTTAAGAAAGAAGATAAGTCGGAGTGTGGAAACTATTGAAGCATTGCCTTGCTATCTGCAGCAGGGAAAATTCTTGCCCCTATCCTCTTAAACTGATTACTTGCTAAAGAAATATTGTCAGAATCTCAGTGCAGTTTTAGACCTTCCCACAGGACAAATGACTTGATCTTCGTTGCCCGCGAAATCCAGGAAACGTCTCGGGAGCAAAATCAGGACCTCTAAATCACCTTCATTGATTTGACAAAAGCCTTTGACTCTGTCAGTCATGAAGCCCTGTGGAATGTGATGGCCAGATTTGGCTGCCCTCCAAAAGTTATTAAGGTCTTAAGGCTTCTCCATGATCAGATGACTGCCATGGTTCTCTGTAATGGCCTTGAGATGGAATCTTTCATAATCAAAACTGGGGTTAAGCAAGGATGTGTTATTGCCCCAACACTGTTCTCCATCTATTTAGCAGTCATTTAGGTCCTCTTTAAAGATCATCTCTCCATGGAGGTGACATTCAATATGGAATAGATGGGTGGCTCTTTAGTCTTTGATGTCTCTGCTCAAAGTCTAAAGTCTTCAGGGCATCCATTTCTgatcttcagtatgctgatgattgTGTCATCCTCGTGCACACTGAGAATGACTTTCAGTCCATACTGCACTTTCTTGCACAAGTTTACTGAAGCCTCAGACTCTCATTCAGTATTGGGAACACTAAAGTGCTCTATCGACCTGCTTCAGGCTTTGCACATGACCAACCACAAATCACCAGCGAGGGTCAGACTTTGGAGACAGTTGAGCACTTTTGCTACCTCAgtagccaactttctcaaaatgcaaaaatcaacagtgagatccagcacaggatTCAGTGTGCAggtgcttcct
The nucleotide sequence above comes from Caretta caretta isolate rCarCar2 chromosome 1, rCarCar1.hap1, whole genome shotgun sequence. Encoded proteins:
- the LOC142069762 gene encoding uncharacterized protein LOC142069762 yields the protein MQSSSAQVTMMESQNRKRAPAWTEREVRDLIAVWGEESVLSELRSSFRNAKTFVKISQGMKDRGHNRDPKQCRVKLKELRQAYQKTREANSRSGSEPQTCCFYDELHAISGGSATTTPAVLFDSFNGDGGNTEAVFRDEVDDDDEEVVDSSQQASGETGFPDSQELFLTLDLEPVPPEPTQGCLLDPAGGEGTSAACVSMITGSSPSQRLVKLRKKKKRTRDEMFSELMLSSHTNRAQTNAWRQIMSECRKAQNDREERWRAEESKWRAEDRAEAQMWWQRDERRQDSMLRLLQDQTSMLQCMVELQQRQLEHRLPLLPLCNQPPSSPSSIASTPRRPRTRCGGLRPTSHSTTEDCPKKRRLSFNKF